CCGATGAAAACGCGCCAGTTCACCGAAGACCAGATCATCAAATTGCTCCAGGACGCTAAGAAGGGCGAGAAACCGATCGAGGAGCTCTACCGGGACTTCGGATGCAGTCCGGCGTCCTATTACGGCTGGAAAAAGAAATACGGCGACACCACCGTGGA
The window above is part of the Deinococcus aquaedulcis genome. Proteins encoded here:
- a CDS encoding transposase; this encodes MKTRQFTEDQIIKLLQDAKKGEKPIEELYRDFGCSPASYYGWKKKYGDTTVDEAKRLRQLEKENARPLRIVGEQRLEIDAMKGVLQKKR